In Marinobacter sp. LQ44, the following are encoded in one genomic region:
- the dusA gene encoding tRNA dihydrouridine(20/20a) synthase DusA, producing the protein MSFVPSPIPFAADSGPSRRFCVAPMMDWTTPHFRYLARILSRRALLYTEMVTTGALIHGDTERFLRHDPSEYPLALQLGGSHAGELAHCAKLAQQFGFDEVNLNVGCPSDRVQNNMIGACLMGHPDKVAEGVAAMIEATDLPVTVKHRIGINGRESWDELCEFIETVAAAGCKTFIVHARIAILEGLSPKENRDIPPLKYDWVYQLKQAYPHLEIIINGGIKTFDECHEHLAHTDGVMLGREAYHNPWLLADVDTEFFGEPAAATSRHDALRAMFPFIQQELDRGVYLTHITRHIMGLFLGQPGGRQFRRHLSENANKPGSGLEVVEQALAKVREPELITES; encoded by the coding sequence ATGTCTTTTGTTCCATCGCCGATTCCATTTGCGGCCGATTCCGGCCCTTCCCGCCGCTTCTGTGTGGCTCCGATGATGGATTGGACCACGCCGCATTTCCGCTACCTGGCGCGGATTCTGAGCCGCCGGGCGTTGCTGTATACCGAGATGGTGACCACCGGGGCGTTGATTCATGGGGATACCGAGCGGTTTCTGCGCCATGATCCTTCCGAATACCCGCTGGCGCTGCAGCTTGGTGGCAGCCATGCCGGTGAGTTGGCTCATTGCGCAAAGCTGGCTCAGCAGTTTGGCTTTGATGAAGTGAACCTGAATGTCGGCTGCCCCAGTGATCGGGTGCAGAACAACATGATCGGCGCTTGCCTGATGGGCCATCCAGACAAGGTGGCAGAAGGTGTGGCGGCGATGATAGAAGCCACGGATCTGCCGGTCACCGTCAAACACCGCATTGGCATCAACGGCCGCGAATCCTGGGATGAGCTGTGTGAGTTTATCGAAACCGTTGCCGCCGCCGGCTGCAAGACATTCATCGTGCACGCCCGCATTGCCATCCTGGAGGGCCTGAGCCCGAAGGAAAATCGCGACATCCCGCCGCTGAAATACGACTGGGTGTACCAGCTGAAGCAGGCCTACCCTCACCTTGAAATCATCATCAACGGCGGCATCAAAACCTTTGATGAATGCCACGAACATCTGGCCCATACCGATGGTGTGATGCTGGGCCGGGAGGCCTACCACAACCCCTGGCTACTGGCCGACGTGGATACCGAATTCTTTGGTGAGCCGGCAGCTGCCACCAGCCGTCATGATGCCCTGCGCGCCATGTTTCCGTTTATCCAGCAGGAACTGGACCGCGGGGTGTACCTGACCCACATTACCCGCCATATCATGGGCCTGTTCCTGGGCCAGCCAGGAGGGCGACAGTTCCGCCGCCACCTGAGCGAGAACGCCAACAAGCCGGGTTCCGGCCTGGAAGTGGTGGAGCAGGCTCTGGCCAAAGTCAGGGAACCGGAACTCATTACGGAAAGTTGA
- a CDS encoding putative RNA methyltransferase: MTITAFDALACPLDGAALQRESGSWRCASGHNFDVARQGYVHLLPVQKKRSLDPGDSKVMVAARQRFLEAGYYQPIAEAVSRATLDGAQASITLNCLDAGCGEGYYLRQLARAAGEERSLALLGLDISKWAVLAAAREDKRPSWVVGSNANLPVLPGSLDRILCLFGFPVYPEFARVLKPGGKLIQVDAGQDHLRELREIIYPEIRSESKKVTPAPEGFRRVASEDVRFSLHLAGAEPLADLLAMTPHFYRANAEGRERAAALNSLSLTVDVCLHTFERVAEGD, from the coding sequence ATGACCATCACAGCCTTTGACGCCTTAGCCTGCCCCCTGGATGGTGCTGCCTTGCAGCGAGAGTCGGGTTCTTGGCGGTGTGCCAGTGGCCATAATTTTGATGTGGCGCGGCAGGGCTATGTGCATCTGTTGCCGGTGCAGAAGAAGCGTTCGCTGGACCCGGGTGACAGTAAGGTGATGGTGGCGGCACGCCAGCGGTTTCTTGAGGCGGGGTATTACCAGCCTATTGCCGAGGCGGTGTCGCGGGCAACGTTGGACGGTGCGCAGGCAAGCATAACACTGAATTGCCTGGACGCTGGTTGTGGTGAAGGCTATTACCTGCGGCAACTGGCCCGGGCGGCGGGCGAGGAGCGCTCCCTGGCGCTATTGGGCCTGGATATCTCGAAATGGGCGGTACTGGCGGCGGCCCGTGAAGACAAACGGCCGAGCTGGGTGGTGGGCAGTAATGCGAATCTGCCGGTGCTACCTGGCTCACTGGACCGTATTCTCTGCCTGTTTGGCTTTCCCGTGTACCCGGAATTTGCCCGTGTTCTCAAGCCGGGCGGTAAGCTGATTCAGGTGGACGCAGGGCAGGACCACCTGCGGGAACTGCGGGAAATCATCTATCCTGAAATCCGGAGCGAATCGAAGAAAGTAACGCCGGCCCCGGAAGGATTCCGCCGGGTGGCTTCGGAAGATGTTCGGTTTTCACTGCATCTGGCGGGGGCGGAGCCCCTCGCAGACCTGCTGGCGATGACGCCCCATTTCTACCGCGCAAACGCGGAAGGCCGGGAGCGGGCGGCTGCCCTGAACTCCCTGTCACTCACGGTAGACGTTTGCCTGCACACCTTTGAGCGGGTTGCTGAGGGCGATTAA
- a CDS encoding TerB family tellurite resistance protein produces MIDRLKKLFAVPESEPVQTDAHQLAVAATALMVQLARVDNHEDERELKIIADCAVQAHQVTREEAQEILADALAHAEDSTSLYEFTGQINDHFDQPQKQALLESIWRVALADGRIDKYEEHLIRRIADLLHLNHREFMQARYRAEDAAG; encoded by the coding sequence ATGATTGATCGCCTGAAAAAACTGTTTGCAGTGCCGGAATCCGAGCCTGTGCAAACCGACGCTCACCAACTGGCGGTGGCTGCCACAGCCCTGATGGTACAGCTTGCCCGTGTCGACAATCACGAGGACGAGCGCGAGCTGAAGATTATTGCCGATTGCGCCGTTCAGGCCCATCAGGTTACCCGGGAAGAAGCGCAAGAGATTCTTGCCGACGCCCTGGCACACGCAGAGGATTCCACGTCGTTGTATGAGTTCACCGGACAGATCAACGACCACTTTGACCAGCCCCAGAAACAGGCCCTGCTGGAGAGTATCTGGCGGGTAGCCCTGGCAGACGGCCGTATCGACAAATACGAAGAACACCTTATTCGCCGGATTGCGGACTTGCTGCATCTTAATCATCGGGAATTCATGCAGGCCAGGTACAGGGCGGAAGACGCCGCCGGTTAA
- a CDS encoding glycerophosphodiester phosphodiesterase — protein sequence MIVYGHRGAKGEAPENTMPGFIHAYRHGIRHFELDLVLSKDGLPVLVHDLTVDRTTGQKGNVGHYTAAELADMDARRNTSAWPRKAGIPSLENLLDQFDDLEHLQLEVKKDNRARLNILCNRLTEVIQRRNLYQTAAITSSDPWFLRELRRRDKNLRIGLVAERKFPKPLNLATRLGCEYFCVNWKILNADMVAQAHKRNMHVSTWTVNRIHDMLKLEEMGVDSIITDYPTSTRMFFDNRARAVLSLPAKEGMPEPA from the coding sequence ATGATCGTTTATGGTCACCGTGGGGCCAAAGGTGAGGCCCCAGAAAATACCATGCCCGGTTTTATCCACGCCTATCGGCATGGTATCCGGCACTTCGAGCTGGACCTGGTGCTGTCAAAAGACGGCTTGCCAGTGCTGGTGCACGACCTGACGGTAGATCGGACTACCGGGCAGAAGGGCAATGTCGGCCATTACACGGCCGCTGAGCTGGCCGACATGGACGCTCGGCGCAACACCAGCGCCTGGCCCCGCAAAGCGGGCATTCCCAGTCTCGAAAACCTGCTCGACCAGTTCGACGACCTGGAGCACCTGCAACTGGAAGTGAAGAAGGACAACCGGGCCCGCCTGAACATACTTTGCAACCGCCTGACAGAAGTTATCCAGCGCCGGAACCTTTACCAGACCGCCGCCATTACCTCATCCGATCCCTGGTTCCTCAGGGAACTGAGGCGCCGTGACAAGAACCTCCGGATTGGCCTTGTGGCCGAGCGGAAGTTCCCAAAACCGCTGAACCTGGCTACCCGCCTGGGCTGTGAGTATTTCTGCGTGAACTGGAAGATTCTCAATGCCGACATGGTTGCCCAGGCCCACAAGCGTAATATGCATGTGTCCACCTGGACGGTGAACCGCATTCACGACATGCTGAAGCTGGAAGAGATGGGCGTAGACAGCATTATTACCGACTACCCCACAAGCACACGGATGTTCTTCGATAACCGCGCCAGAGCCGTTCTGAGCTTGCCAGCGAAGGAAGGAATGCCCGAGCCGGCGTAA
- a CDS encoding DUF3581 family protein produces MLSERFYTVQDGRIVITAPQASHFAKEIAGDFNPIHDPDARRFCVPGDLLFAIVVGRFGLSENMTFRFRNLLGAEIPLEFRETGEDTIEVCDEAGKVYLEVSRSGAVIRDEQVIDDFTRAYVAASGKNFPHTLKPLMESHGVMFNPDRPMVMYESMSVALKKSDNLQPELELNKADLEVAGKRGNVTLSYHLMSGGSSVGEVSKRLMLGGLREYCPEAMAGIVEEFYRLKARGTRLGMENAD; encoded by the coding sequence ATACCGTCCAGGACGGACGCATTGTTATTACTGCGCCCCAGGCCAGTCATTTTGCCAAAGAGATTGCCGGAGACTTCAACCCTATCCACGATCCGGACGCCCGCCGCTTCTGCGTGCCTGGCGATCTGCTGTTTGCCATTGTGGTCGGGCGCTTTGGGCTATCAGAGAATATGACGTTCCGTTTTCGCAATCTGCTGGGGGCAGAAATTCCCTTGGAATTCCGGGAAACCGGTGAAGACACTATCGAAGTCTGCGACGAAGCCGGCAAGGTCTACCTGGAAGTCAGCCGCAGCGGCGCCGTCATTCGGGACGAACAGGTTATAGACGATTTCACCCGCGCCTACGTGGCGGCCTCTGGCAAGAATTTCCCCCACACGCTCAAACCGCTGATGGAATCCCACGGGGTGATGTTTAACCCGGACCGCCCCATGGTGATGTACGAAAGCATGAGCGTGGCGCTCAAAAAGAGTGACAACCTTCAGCCCGAGCTCGAGCTGAACAAAGCGGACCTGGAAGTGGCAGGCAAGCGCGGCAACGTAACACTCTCGTACCACCTGATGTCTGGTGGCAGCTCGGTTGGTGAAGTGTCCAAACGCCTGATGCTGGGCGGGCTCCGGGAATACTGCCCGGAGGCCATGGCTGGTATTGTTGAGGAGTTTTACCGGCTCAAGGCCCGTGGTACCCGGCTGGGCATGGAAAACGCAGATTAA
- a CDS encoding 3-deoxy-7-phosphoheptulonate synthase has translation MLAILHPNTELDSEAYRQTMHYLENLPGVSVRVHEIQGASQRLTEIYLLGDTKTLSKEEIEALPAVERAIRISDDYRILGRHKDDHRQSGFTYNGVEFSQNNLNIFAGLCAVDVPEHVEQMMQALEDNGEVCTRMGAYKPRTNPYSFQGHGKGCLPWVFEKAGKHGIKVIAMEITHESHIEEIDTCLEKLGRPTGVMLQIGTRNTQNFELLKAIGRQKTYPALLKRGFGITLNESLNAAEYLASEGNANVIFCLRGMKTEAGQPHRNMVDFAHVPAVKRLTRMPVCVDPSHSVGSRDRSPDGILDVMHATAQGVIAGANMVLVDFHPKPEKALVDGPQALLMKELPAYLEDIRLCHDTWKKRQTIYQTLKDSAAE, from the coding sequence ATGTTAGCCATTCTTCACCCCAACACAGAACTGGACAGCGAAGCCTACCGCCAGACCATGCATTACCTGGAAAACCTGCCCGGTGTCAGTGTTCGCGTACACGAGATTCAAGGCGCCAGCCAGCGGCTGACGGAGATTTATCTGCTGGGCGACACCAAAACCCTGAGCAAGGAAGAGATCGAAGCGCTACCCGCCGTGGAGCGGGCCATCCGAATTTCTGATGACTACCGCATTCTGGGCCGCCACAAAGACGATCATCGCCAGAGCGGTTTCACCTACAACGGCGTCGAGTTCAGCCAGAACAACCTGAACATCTTTGCCGGCCTGTGTGCGGTAGACGTGCCGGAACACGTTGAGCAAATGATGCAGGCGCTGGAGGACAATGGCGAGGTCTGCACCCGCATGGGCGCCTACAAACCCCGCACCAATCCGTACTCGTTCCAGGGGCACGGCAAGGGCTGCCTGCCCTGGGTCTTCGAGAAAGCCGGCAAGCATGGCATCAAGGTGATTGCCATGGAGATCACCCACGAGAGCCATATCGAAGAAATCGACACCTGCCTGGAGAAACTGGGCCGACCCACCGGTGTGATGCTGCAGATTGGCACCCGGAATACCCAGAACTTCGAGTTGCTCAAAGCCATAGGCCGGCAGAAAACCTACCCGGCACTGCTCAAGCGCGGCTTTGGTATTACCCTGAACGAGTCGCTGAACGCCGCAGAGTATCTGGCCAGCGAGGGCAACGCCAACGTGATTTTCTGCCTGAGAGGCATGAAAACCGAGGCCGGCCAACCACATCGCAATATGGTGGACTTTGCCCATGTACCCGCGGTAAAGCGCCTGACCCGCATGCCCGTGTGTGTAGACCCGTCCCACTCCGTGGGCAGCCGGGACCGCTCACCGGACGGCATTCTGGACGTGATGCACGCTACCGCCCAGGGCGTGATCGCCGGCGCCAACATGGTGCTGGTCGACTTCCACCCGAAGCCCGAGAAAGCCCTGGTTGACGGCCCCCAGGCCCTGCTGATGAAAGAGTTGCCAGCGTACCTGGAAGATATTCGCCTGTGCCATGACACCTGGAAGAAACGCCAGACCATTTACCAGACTCTCAAGGATAGTGCTGCAGAATGA
- the tal gene encoding transaldolase: MNSKLDQLKTMTTVVADTGDLDAIAQWRPQDATTNPSLLLKAAASEAYRPMLDKAVAFASQRGGSGAEQLTIATDMLAVLAGKEILNLIPGVVSTEVDARLSFDTAATLERARRLIDYYGRQGVDTSRVLIKIAATWEGIRAAEQLEKEGIHCNLTLLFSFVQAAACAEAGAYLISPFVGRILDWHLASTGRDSYPAAEDPGVQSVTRIYNYYKANGFNTVVMGASFRNTGEIEMLAGCDRLTISPALLQELKDDHGELPQQLNAGSASTADKPHHVDEKRFRWESNEDAMATEKLADGIRRFAADQIELENRVRQLATEAA; this comes from the coding sequence ATGAACAGCAAGCTGGACCAACTGAAGACCATGACCACCGTGGTGGCCGACACCGGCGACCTTGACGCCATTGCCCAATGGCGGCCACAAGATGCCACCACCAACCCCTCACTGCTGCTGAAAGCCGCAGCATCGGAAGCCTACCGCCCGATGCTGGACAAGGCCGTCGCCTTCGCCAGCCAGCGCGGGGGCTCTGGCGCCGAACAACTGACCATCGCCACTGACATGCTGGCGGTGCTGGCCGGTAAAGAAATCCTGAACCTGATTCCCGGCGTCGTCTCCACAGAAGTAGACGCCCGCCTGTCGTTTGACACCGCCGCCACCCTGGAACGCGCACGCCGGTTGATCGACTACTATGGCCGCCAGGGCGTAGACACCAGCCGGGTGCTGATCAAGATTGCCGCTACCTGGGAAGGCATCCGCGCCGCTGAGCAGCTGGAAAAAGAAGGCATCCACTGTAACCTGACCCTGCTGTTCTCCTTTGTACAGGCTGCCGCCTGCGCCGAAGCCGGTGCCTATCTGATATCGCCGTTTGTCGGGCGCATTCTGGATTGGCACCTGGCCAGCACTGGCCGCGACAGCTACCCGGCGGCGGAAGACCCGGGCGTGCAATCGGTCACCCGCATCTATAATTACTACAAGGCCAATGGCTTCAATACCGTGGTGATGGGGGCGAGCTTCCGCAATACTGGCGAGATTGAAATGCTGGCCGGCTGCGATCGCCTGACCATCAGCCCTGCCCTGTTGCAGGAGCTGAAAGACGATCATGGCGAATTACCCCAGCAACTGAACGCGGGCAGCGCAAGCACCGCCGACAAACCACACCACGTGGACGAGAAGCGTTTCCGCTGGGAATCCAACGAGGATGCCATGGCCACCGAGAAACTGGCCGATGGCATTCGCCGGTTTGCCGCAGACCAGATTGAACTGGAAAACCGGGTGCGACAGTTAGCGACCGAGGCTGCCTGA